The following DNA comes from Tunturibacter psychrotolerans.
CGCAGTCGGCACAAACACGGCGCTCAATATCAAAGCAATCGCGACTACAGGCCCGCCTACCTCTTCCATCGCCTTGATGGTCGCGTCGTGCGGAGTCATACCGGCTTCGATGTGATGTTCTACAGCTTCGACAACGACAATCGCATCATCGACCACCAGCCCGATCGCAAGCACAAGTCCGAACAGTGAAAGCGTGTTGATAGAAAAACCCAGCAGCGGAAAGATCATAAACGTTCCGATAAGCGATACCGGAACCGCCAGCAGTGGAATCAGCGTAGCTCTCCATCCCTGCAGGAAGATATAGACCACGATGATGACGAGTGCGAGTGCTTCGAAGAGCGTGTGTTCAATCTCCTTGATCCCGGCAGTGACTGAAAGCGTCGTGTCGAGTGCCACCACATAATCGAGATCCTGAGGAAAGCGCGTCTTCGATTCCAACATCAACGCCCGAACTCCGGCAGCAGTCGCAACCGCGTTTGCCCCTGGAGCCTGATAGATCGCGATCAGCGCAGCGGGCTTGCCGTTCAATCGGCCAATCATATTGTAGTTCTGCGCTCCCAACTCCACTCGCGCTACATCCCTCAAGCGCAGTATGCCTTCGCCCGATCTCGCCCGCACGATGATCTGACCAAACTCCTCCGCCGAAGGGAGACGACCGGGAGCCCGCACCGTGTAGGTGAACTGTTGTCCCGGCGGAGCAGGATTACCGCCGATCTGGCCTGCGGGGTTCACGTTGTTCTGCGCTTGAATCGCGCTGATAATCTCCGGAACCGTAATCTTCAGGCTCGCCAGTTTATCCGGATCAACCCAGCATCGCATCGCGTACTGACCAGCGCCAAACACTGATACCGAAGCGACGCCCGGCACCCTCGTCAGTGCATCGTTCAAATTGATCGTGGCGTAGTTCGCCAGAAAGATATTGTCGTAACTGTTGTTGGGGGAGCTGAGATCGATCAGCATCAACGGCGCCGCAGTCGACTTCTGAACTGTGATGCCTTGATTCAGCACAGCGCTTGGCAACTGCGAGTTCGCCTGCGAAGCACGCATTTGGGTCAGGATCTGATCGGTGCTTGCGACGGTATCGATGTTGAAGTCCACCGTCAACGACATCTGCCCGTTGCTGGCGTTCAGCGAATACATGTAGTTCATGTTGTCGACGCCAGACATCTGTTGTTCGATCGGCGTCGCCACAGATTGCGCGACAGTCTGGGCATCCGCGCCCGTATAGTTGCCGATGACCTGGATCTGCGGATCGGCAATGTTCGGAAACTGGGAGGTGGGTAGGCTCAACATCGACACAACGCCCGCGAGGACCATCAGTATCGAGATAACAATCGCAACGATCGGCCTATTGATAAAAAACTTCGACATAGTCAGTTGCCCTCGGGCACGGACGCAACGACATATGGTTTGGCACTGACTGGTGTACCTTCCCGCACCTTCATGAAGCCCTGAACGATGACCTTTTCTCCAGGCTTCAACCCCTCCGTGATAATCCAGTTCGTCCCGACGCGATCGCCCACTTTGACCGGTCGAAACATCGCCTTGTTCTCCGGACTGACGACGACAACTTGATACATCGATTGCACTTCGATAACAGCCGCCTGCGGAACCAGCAGCGCATCTTTGGTCATTCCGGTTTCGATGCGCACGTTGCCGAAGCCGCCGGGCCGAAGTATGCCATCCTTGTTCGGAAAGTCCGCTGCAATCTGAATCGTGCCCGTCTGCGATGCAATCTCCCGACTGACAAGCATGATCTTGCCCTTCGCCGGAAAGGCGATTCCATTTGCCTGGATGAACTCAACCGGAAAGGACGGTCTTTGTGCTCTGTCACCTCTTACGGCCTGCGAGATCGACCGCGCTCTGGCAAGATAGTCGCTCTCACTGATGTTGAAGTATGCCCGGATGGGATTGATATCCGAGACGGTTGTCATCTTAGTTGTAGTTCCCACAAGGTCGCCGACGTTCGCGTTGGAAGTACCAGCCAAGCCGTTGATGGGGGACAACACCTTCGTCCAAGACAGGTTTAACTCCGCCTGAGCCATACTCGCCTGCGCAGCGTTCACCTGGGCTACGTTGGCCGCGAGTGTGGAGATATCCGTATCCAGCTGCTTCTGCGGTATTGCGTGTTGCTCAGCAAGTGGACGATCCCGCGTGACATTATTTTCCGCCTCAGTCCGCTGCGCCACAGCAACCGCCACCTGCGCTTTAGCTTCGTCAAGCGCCGCAATAAAAGGGCGAGGATCGATCTCGTACAGCAATTGACCTTTGTGAACGAAGAACCCCTCGGTATAGGCGCGCTTCAACAGGTATCCCTGCACCTTCGGGGTGATATCCGCATTTACCTGGCCGTTCAGCTGCGCTACCCACACCTGATAGGTGGGAACATTCTGTTGCACTACATTGGTGACTTCAACCGCCGGGGGCATTGGAGGTGGTGCAACTTCCTTCTTCTCGCAACCGACGCTCCCAAACAGCAGGATCAGACCCGCAACGATCGCAGCAACATCAGCGCTGAGCTTCGGCTCATCCGGCAAGTAACGTACACCCAGCTTGTCCACCCTGAAGTAAAGGAGACTCCGAACCTTAGGTCGTGCGTACATTCTGTTCCCCCGCCAGATATCTGGAGCCATCTCACTGTTGAGGTACGTGCTTCTGCCTTATATCTCGCCGCTCCAAAAACTCGCTCGTGAGAGTGCATCCTGTAGCGGTTACACATTAGTCCCGAAATTGAGGAGCCCCAGCTGACCGCTTCTCGTTCTTCGAGGAACAGCGGCGTAAGCAATTGTGATTAGGAAGAACGGCAAAGTGGGAAACCGGGAGTTCGTTTCTGCGCCACAGCCCTTACTCCTGGATATCAAAATTTGCCGCCAGCTCGAAGTTTTCCTTATTTGAAGATGGCCATGATAGCACCATAACCATACCTTGGAGGTTATTTTTTCGCTCCTTGGCGTGAGGGGCGTCAGACGTTCCGAGACTCCAACTGTCCGAGGAGCCCCGGTCACTTGCCGAACTCGCGGATCCGATCTGTAGCCGATCGCGACGCGCCGCGGGACGCTGAACCCCGCCTACGTGGCGGAGACGAAGTAGGCAGCAGGAGAGGCGTTTGCTGTACCCATGAGCGTTGGAGGTGACGCCATATCAACTTCCGGATTCAAAAACTGGACAAGAGAAAATCTCTAACAGATGCCAGCACCTTCTCCCGCATCGCAGGCTCGGGTAGCATGCGAGCGATTTCTATGGCCCCTACCATCGTTGAAAAAATCACAAAGAAAGCACGTTCTTTTTCCGCAGCTCGCCTGCCTGGCATAAAAGGAACCAATCGATCCTTGTAGTTCACCAGCTGGGGAAAGATCTGCCCCCTCATCTTCTTGCCGACCCGCGTCAATTCGGGGGCAAGTGCCGGCAGCGGACAACCGCGCTCAGGGTGATCGCTGAAATCCAGGCTAAGATAGGCCCTCACAATCGCCTTCCACGCGGCTTCACGGGGCGACTGTTCGGCCACTCGGACCAGGGTGTCGCCGATATCGCGGAAAGCCTCGCTCAGCGACTCAAGGAGCAGATCGTCTTTGCTCTCGAAGTGTTTGTAAAAGCCTCCGTGGGTTAGACCAGTGTCGCGCATCACCGCTGCAACCGCCGCCCCATTCAGGCCCTCGGCGCGCACGCGTCTCGAGGCGTCTTCGACGATCTTCTGATGGACTTCCGCTTTGTGTTCGGGCCGGTAACGCACGATTCATCATAGGATGCCCGAGATCATCCCACGATGCAACCGGCGCAGTCAGCGAAAGAATCTGAATCTATAGGATGATATGCATAATCCTATGCGAGAAAGGAGGATTTTCCGATGTCTCACACAATCTTGGTTACTGGCGCAGCCGGTGGTTCGCAGGGATCAACCGGACGCCTGGTCGCACTGTTTCTGCTCCAGCAGAGCATTCCCGTTCGCGCATTCGTCCATAAACTTGACGCCCGGTCCGACGAACTCCGCCAGCAAGGTGCGGAGATCTTCGAGGGCGATCTCCTCAATCCCGCCTCAGTTAAACAGGCTCTGGAAGATGTGCAACGCGCGTACTTCACCTTCCCCGTCGCCGACGGATTACTCGAAGCGGCCACCATCTTCGCTGCAACAGCTCGCGACGCTGGCCTCGAGATGGTGGTGAACAACTCACAGTCTCAGGGCACACCCGATGATCCGGCATTTCGCGATCTCAGATACGCCGCCTCATTCCGAAACCTGCAGCATCGGCTCGCCGATCGCATCTTCGATTGGGCACAAGTCGGGGCCATTCATCTTCAGGCGCCGCCCTATTACGAGAACGTACGCGCTCTTATCGGCCATAGCGTGGCAGAGCAAAACAGCGCGTTTTTACCATGGGGCGACGGTCACGCCGTCATCCCTCTCGTCGGCGCAGAAGACGTAGCCCGCGTAGCCGCAACTCTTCTGGCCGCCTCCGACGTGCCGTCTGAAAGGGTATTCCCTCTGGTGACCGAAACTCTAACAGTGCGCGAGATTGTCGAAACTCTTGGCAGAGCGCTCAGCCGGCTAATTCGCTATGTGCCGATTACGGATGAGCAGTGGGTACAGGCAGTGAAGGAGAGAATCAATCCACACGCTATCGATCATTTGACCCATCTTTGGCAGTACTTCAGGAGAGGTGGAAGCCGCTTCCGCACCACGGATACGATTCGTGCGGTGACTGGCCGAAATCCGCAAACGTTGGAGGAGTACTTTCGAGCGAATGCAGCGTCCTTCGATGCCCAGGCGGCCAGTTCCAGGTCGATCTGAGTCCATCGCAATGAATATGGTTTTCATCATCACAGGAGGTCAAAATGTCACCGCAAGCAATCTTCCAAACGCATCTCGTCTTAGGCTATGTCGCGTGTCTGCTCTGCTTCGGCACCTACATCCTGCCCAGGCTCAAGTTGATGGATTCGTTCAACGCGCAGCGCGTCATTGCCACGATCCACAGCTTCCGATTCTTAGGGCTCGTCTTCATCCTTCCCGATGTTGTTGGCCCAAATTTTCCCGCTTCCTTCGCCACGTTCGCCGCCTACGGTGATCTGGCCACCGGCACGCTCGCCATTCTGGCACTTCTTACCGTAAGGCAACGCCCGCTGTTCTGGTTGTTCGTCGTCGCCTATAACCTT
Coding sequences within:
- a CDS encoding efflux RND transporter periplasmic adaptor subunit; its protein translation is MYARPKVRSLLYFRVDKLGVRYLPDEPKLSADVAAIVAGLILLFGSVGCEKKEVAPPPMPPAVEVTNVVQQNVPTYQVWVAQLNGQVNADITPKVQGYLLKRAYTEGFFVHKGQLLYEIDPRPFIAALDEAKAQVAVAVAQRTEAENNVTRDRPLAEQHAIPQKQLDTDISTLAANVAQVNAAQASMAQAELNLSWTKVLSPINGLAGTSNANVGDLVGTTTKMTTVSDINPIRAYFNISESDYLARARSISQAVRGDRAQRPSFPVEFIQANGIAFPAKGKIMLVSREIASQTGTIQIAADFPNKDGILRPGGFGNVRIETGMTKDALLVPQAAVIEVQSMYQVVVVSPENKAMFRPVKVGDRVGTNWIITEGLKPGEKVIVQGFMKVREGTPVSAKPYVVASVPEGN
- a CDS encoding TetR/AcrR family transcriptional regulator, translated to MRYRPEHKAEVHQKIVEDASRRVRAEGLNGAAVAAVMRDTGLTHGGFYKHFESKDDLLLESLSEAFRDIGDTLVRVAEQSPREAAWKAIVRAYLSLDFSDHPERGCPLPALAPELTRVGKKMRGQIFPQLVNYKDRLVPFMPGRRAAEKERAFFVIFSTMVGAIEIARMLPEPAMREKVLASVRDFLLSSF
- a CDS encoding NmrA family NAD(P)-binding protein, whose amino-acid sequence is MSHTILVTGAAGGSQGSTGRLVALFLLQQSIPVRAFVHKLDARSDELRQQGAEIFEGDLLNPASVKQALEDVQRAYFTFPVADGLLEAATIFAATARDAGLEMVVNNSQSQGTPDDPAFRDLRYAASFRNLQHRLADRIFDWAQVGAIHLQAPPYYENVRALIGHSVAEQNSAFLPWGDGHAVIPLVGAEDVARVAATLLAASDVPSERVFPLVTETLTVREIVETLGRALSRLIRYVPITDEQWVQAVKERINPHAIDHLTHLWQYFRRGGSRFRTTDTIRAVTGRNPQTLEEYFRANAASFDAQAASSRSI